The DNA region TATATatgcaagaatttttttttttaaccaattcTTAATTAGCTTCAAAGTCTATCAACTTATGTacaattttacttttttctacTATGTTTCAACACAAGGTGCAATCATTTGCCATCATTCAATCCAAAAGGGACCTCAAAACAAATAATAGTCTAAGATTTAGTGTTTGGAAAGCTAtccatatgcacacaagtttAATTTTACATGTGTAAACTAACATGAATATCAACTCATATAGTTATATGCAAGATTTTTTTACCAATACTTAATTAGCTTCAAAGTCTATCAACTTATGTTTAAATTTTACTTCATTTGGCATCATTCAATCCAAAAGGGACCTCAAAACAAACAATAGTCTAAAATTTAGTAATTCGAAATCCatccatatgcacacaaatttAATTTAACATGTGCACATTAACATGAAAATCAACTCTTACAGTTGTATGCaagattttttccatttttagttgGCTTCAATGTCTATCAACTTATgtataacttttactttttcCTAATAAGTTTCAACTTACGGTGCAATCATGTGCTATCATTCAATCCAAAAGGGAcctcaaaacaaacaaaagggcagcccggtgtaCTAATAGTCTAaaatttagaatttggaaatcttcccatatgcatataaatttaattttccatgtggACATTAACATGAATATCAACTCATATAGTTATAATACTTATATGCAAGATGTTCTTACCATTTATTAATTAGCTTCTTAGTCTATCAACTTATGTATAACTTTTGCTTTTTTCCTAATAAGTTTCAACTAGGGTGCAAAAGTTAtctaacattaaaaaaaaaaatagtctatAAATTAGAGAGGGAAAACAGCTCAACTTACGCTTTAGTCGCGGCATAAACAGCATACAAGGGATCAGAAGGGATAACAATGGCAGCACCAGAACCAATATTAACAATTGCTCCTCTTTTCCTCTGAACCATACCAGGCAAAACAGCTTGAGTAACCTTTGTAGTTCCTTCCACATTAACTTTAATCAAATCAGCCAATAACTTATCATCCACTTCATGGAAAAACCTAGCATAAGGATAACTAACCCCAACGTTGTTAATCAAAACCCCAATATCTAATCCTTCAATTATCTCCTTAATCTTCTTAACCCCTTCATCCAAATCACCAGAAAAATCAACAACCACTGTTTTAATCTGGATTTTCCCATATTTAGCCTTAATTGATTCAAGAACATCATTTAATTTATCAGGGTTACGACCCACAAGAACTAAATTAAGACCCTTTCTTGCTAATTGAAAAGCAAAGGCTTTTCCAATACCATCTGTAGGTCCAGTAACAAGTGCCCAAGAACCATATTTCTTGAGATTTTTTGCAGGTCTAAGGAAATTAACATAGACCCATTTGAGAACAATGATTGAAAAGCATAAGACTTTTAAAGAACCTaaagaaagaagcaaaagaAGCCATATTGGCTGAGATTTGAGCTGATGATAGATGCAAGTCTCCATGTGTGAGTGGAACAGAAAGATTGGATTTTTTTAGCTATATATAGATCTAAAGATTGGATTTTTGAGCGTTAAAAACGATGGGTTTTGAAGATTATTAGTGCAATCTAAATGCACATGGTTAGGCACAGCTGGAAGAATGGAACAGAGCAACTGATAAACACAAGTGTAAAAGAGTAATTGGATTATGGTTAGGGAGAGGCAGGCAGTTGGGAATTTAATAGGGTGGCCGAAAAGGCTATTATTATTTCGAAAGTCGATGCTAAGATTTACATTTTGTTGAAGTAGATGAACAAAATTTGGTACGTGCCTTTAGACTTAGGTAATCTAACTCCTCCAATTTATAATGTTGAGGTATAGTTCTTTTTAGAAGAATTAGCTTAAATATATGGGTCCACTCGACCgtctaaattaattatatttggcgaatgtataatatatgaataatttatatataacaTTATATAATCGTGTatgatttgtatactatatggttagaaaaaataaatagtgAATTCGGCTTTTTGTAAAGACAGGGGTGAACTTGTCTTCGGATTACGAGTTTTGATAGTTTTGGTCTGTGAGACTctatatttgttttaaaaattcacttaatatgtataaataatttatcaaaaACTTAATAATGTTCTTATTTTAGAATCTAGAATCTCTAAATTCAATATCTTAGCTCCACCTCAAAGATCCCTTCTTTTCTACTAGAAGCCAAATTTTCCTTCAGTGCTGTgtttataatttcaatttttgtgaTCTCACGATTCATTATTTACCTTTACACTTATTCTACTTTGTTTTACTGTATCAAatcatacaatatatatacaaattgtTTAAACAATTTATAGTCGGATTACATTATGAAGGAATAAACAAATAGACTTCtctttaaaatttgaatatagAGGTGATAAGTGACTGAATTAAGTCAAATTAATAAAAGATTGTGACTTTTAATAGTTAATACGTCCAAAAAATTTAATTGGGTCAAAATTGATTGAGATAAAATGGTTCAAATTCAATCAGTTCAACATGACCAAACataccttcctttcttttatttttaattaaaaaagaaagtgaacgTTAACGTACAATTATTAGCTTAAGttctttaaatataaataattctCAATTACTCTCCGAATTTGGTTTTGTATGAGTTTGGATAGGATTTTAACTCGTTGATTTACACTATTTGATCTTGAAACAGGTGAAAATTCAGGCCCTTTTATAATTGGGCAAGTTAATTGATATATGTGGGTTGATTTTGCTATGTTAAACCCTCCCCCTTTCTAGAAACCCCTTCCCTAAAATCATTATTTTAGATAACGCTTGCgggttaaacaaaaaaaaaagaaaaaaaaaaaaaaaaaaaaaagagagagagagagatatagTGGGGTAAGTTCATGGTAACTATTTGGGATATCGCAGCCACTAAGCCCACCACCTTCACGTTTCCATTTTTTCCTCCCACACGCCCACGTTAATTACACTGTGCACGTATTATATATAACTGATTTAACAACTGTTCGCTATTAGACTAAACACAAATTAAAGACTTGTTCCTTGTAAGTTCAGTTCCTCATTATCATCACacattgaaaagaaaaaaaaaagtcttaacTTCTCTCTAGCAGCTAGCCAAAATTTCCTCTATCTAGCTGAGCTCTTTAATTGATTGCCTTGCCCCTGTGATTACTGATCATGGCTTTCACATGTTTTCGTAACGTGCTCATCATCTCAATATTAGTTACGACTTCTCTTCAATTCATGCATGTGTCAtccttggaattccaagttggTGACACTACTGGTTGGGCTGTTCCTCCCGCAAATGTCACCAATTTCTACAACAATTGGGCTTCCCAAATGAGGTTCAAAATCGGCGACACCATCCGTAAGCATTTTTAACTTACTTGCATCTTAATAGCAGCATAGCACAAATTAAATGACTTTAAGTTACTACTATGTTATGTTTAGATATTTTGCACACTGAACGGTACCCAATTTTGTACTTTATCCTGTTAAATTGACTTATAATAACTTGTCATGTACCATAGCATGCTTGACATTTTACAAGCTTTTTAGTTCATCCGGTTAACTGAATTGACCTGCAACAACATAGTAGTATGTCACTTTTCATAGCTAATTAAGTCCGAGATGATAACTTGGAAAATTGCGTAAAAATTCTTTACAATATAAGTGTTTGTATATACGCTTATAAAAAGtcacttttaaaaattaaaaaaaattaagtagtATAGTTCAATTGTTTGTAATATTTCTATGTTACTTGCCATTTTTCAGTGTAACCAATTAGATAGTTAGTTGTAGTTAAATTTAACGTAACCCATGATATTACAAATTCTTTACACGACCACTATATAAAGATTAAAATTCCATCGTCATATAAATGTACAAGttgttatagttgttgtgtAGATCTAAAGTCCTCTCGTTTGTTTTGCTTTGGCGATGGATTTAGGTTTCAAGTACAAGAAGGACTCAGTGATGGAGGTGTCAGAGAAAGAATACAAGAAATGCAACTCAACGCGGCCCCATTTCTTTTCCAACACAGGGAACACGATGTTCACGTTAGAGCATTCTGGTTATTTCTATTTTGTGAGTGGAGCAGCAGGACACTGTGAGAGAGGACAGCGAATGATCGTAAGGGTTCTGGTGCAAGATGTGATCGGTGAAGCTACTTCTGCAGCCTCAGTTACAACATTCATGTCATTGCCACTCTTTGAACAACTTTGTGCTCTTCAGCTTCTTGTCTTTCTTCTCGGTTCACTTGTCTACTAGCTAGTTAGATCTTTAATTTAACCAATTTGTTGCTGCTTTATGTTGAACTGCGTTTTGGGTTTTGTATTGGTTAATTACTTAGGGGTACATTGTTTTTCTTCTGCATAGACACTTTGTGGGAATTGATTATTTTGAATTTCATCTAGATatatgtttcaatttatttgacatTTGTTCTTTTTAAGTATGTTTAGAAAGTATGGTACGTTTTTATGTGAACTCtttaatttaaacttttttCATCTTACATGCTTTGGTTTAAGACCATAAGTTTTAAGAGTGTGTATACTTTTTCTATGCGTGCCTaaagtcttttttttctaaCAGTGCACAATCAAAACCATCATATAAGACGAAAAGGAAGATCGTGCTAGTTAACCATAATATCATCACCCCAAAACAATGAGCGTGTAAGTTTTATGAGCTATGTTTGGCCATGCACTATTCTTGAACTTATTAACGCACGGAACGTGAGTATCCTAGAATCGAAAAAGGGAGCATCTTTACAGTTTCAACTCTTAATTTCTTCTTTAAAGCTGCTAGAATTAAATCAAGAAGTAAAGATAAATAGACGA from Lycium ferocissimum isolate CSIRO_LF1 chromosome 2, AGI_CSIRO_Lferr_CH_V1, whole genome shotgun sequence includes:
- the LOC132047278 gene encoding early nodulin-like protein 21, translating into MAFTCFRNVLIISILVTTSLQFMHVSSLEFQVGDTTGWAVPPANVTNFYNNWASQMRFKIGDTIRFKYKKDSVMEVSEKEYKKCNSTRPHFFSNTGNTMFTLEHSGYFYFVSGAAGHCERGQRMIVRVLVQDVIGEATSAASVTTFMSLPLFEQLCALQLLVFLLGSLVY
- the LOC132047277 gene encoding very-long-chain 3-oxoacyl-CoA reductase 1; this translates as METCIYHQLKSQPIWLLLLLSLGSLKVLCFSIIVLKWVYVNFLRPAKNLKKYGSWALVTGPTDGIGKAFAFQLARKGLNLVLVGRNPDKLNDVLESIKAKYGKIQIKTVVVDFSGDLDEGVKKIKEIIEGLDIGVLINNVGVSYPYARFFHEVDDKLLADLIKVNVEGTTKVTQAVLPGMVQRKRGAIVNIGSGAAIVIPSDPLYAVYAATKAYIDQFSRCLYVEYKKSGIDVQCQVPLYVATKMASIKRSSFFVPSTDGYARAALGWIGHDPRCTPYWPHSLLWGLLYSLPESIVDAWRLKFCIGIRKRGQMKDSRKKE